Proteins encoded within one genomic window of Arachis ipaensis cultivar K30076 chromosome B08, Araip1.1, whole genome shotgun sequence:
- the LOC107612050 gene encoding eukaryotic initiation factor 4A-8-like has protein sequence MAGLAPEGTQFDARQYDSKMNDLLSADGQEFFTSYDEVYDSFDAMGLQENLLRGIYAYGFERPSAIQQRGIVPFCKGLDVIQQAQSGTGKTATFCSGILQQLDYGVVQCQALVLAPTRELAQKIEKVMRALGDYLGVKVHACVGGTSVREDQRILQAGVHTVVGTPGRVFDMLRRQSLRPDYIKMFVLDEADEMLSRGFKDQVCA, from the exons ATGGCGGGTTTGGCTCCTGAAGGAACACAATTCGATGCTCGGCAATATGATTCTAAGATGAATGATTT GCTTTCTGCCGATGGGCAAGAATTCTTCACCTCATATGATGAAGTCTATGATAGTTTTGATGCAATGGGATTACAAGAAAATCTTCTCAGAGGCATATATGCTTATG GTTTTGAGAGGCCTTCTGCAATACAGCAAAGGGGAATTGTTCCTTTCTGCAAAGGTTTAGATGTGATTCAGCAGGCTCAATCTGGAACTGGCAAGACAGCAACATTCTGTTCTGGAATTTTGCAGCAGCTTGATTATGGAGTGGTTCAGTGTCAGGCTTTGGTTTTGGCACCAACAAGGGAGCTGGCACAGAAAATTGAGAAGGTTATGCGAGCACTTGGTGATTACCTTGGTGTCAAGGTTCATGCTTGTGTTGGTGGGACAAGTGTTCGCGAGGATCAGCGCATTCTCCAGGCCGGTGTCCACACTGTTGTTGGCACTCCCGGCCGTGTTTTTGACATGCTGCGGAGACAGTCTCTTCGCCCAGATTACATAAAGATGTTTGTTTTGGATGAGGCAGATGAAATGCTTTCTCGTGGTTTCAAAGACCAGGTTTGCGCTTAA
- the LOC107610285 gene encoding glycine-rich RNA-binding protein: MFLCTNQVYQLADSAVADEVLSQEHTIDGRVVEVKRTVPREDMEVTGVFRTKKIFVGGLPQFFTDDELKDYFSTYGNIVEYQIMLDHKTGRSRGFGFVTFDNEDSVEKVFSAGKIHELGGKQVEIKRAEPKRSGNSYGGMDGFGAYSSRGHNHGKWDEPYTNFGMNRQCGHFEGSYGGISAASYGGYCGYGYGFGYGRMYGSGGYRFNPYGNSGCGYGGMSMHGRAGRFNRTGSNDNDSPAAARYHPYWNGLVLQNQETIER; this comes from the exons atgttttt GTGCACTAATCAAGTGTATCAACTTGCTGATTCAGCTGTTGCAGATGAAGTTTTGTCACAGGAGCATACCATAGACGGCAGAGTG GTTGAAGTGAAGAGGACTGTCCCTAGGGAGGACATGGAAGTTACTGGAGTATTCAGAACAAAGAAGATCTTTGTTGGCGGATTACCCCAGTTTTTCACTGATG ATGAATTGAAGGATTACTTTTCAACTTATGGTAATATTGTTGAGTACCAAATCATGCTAGATCATAAAACTGGAAGATCTAGAGGCTTTGGATTTGTCACTTTTGACAATGAAGATTCGGTTGAAAAGGTCTTCTCGGCAGGAAAAATACATGAACTTGGAGGCAAGCAG GTTGAGATTAAGAGAGCCGAGCCTAAAAGATCAGGGAATTCATATGGTGGAATGGATGGATTTGGTGCATACAGTTCTAGAGGTCATAATCATGGAAAATGGGATGAACCGTATACTAATTTTGGCATGAACAGGCAATGTGGCCATTTCGAAGGAAGCTACGGAGGAATCTCTGCAGCATCCTACGGTGGCTATTGTGGATATGGTTATGGATTTGGATATGGTAGAATGTATGGGTCTGGTGGGTATAGATTCAATCCTTATGGCAATAGTGGTTGTGGTTATGGTGGCATGAGTATGCATGGAAGAGCAGGTCGTTTCAATCGTACTGGTAGCAATGACAATGATAGTCCTGCTGCTGCAAGATATCATCCTTACTGGAATGGATTGGTTTTACAAAATCAGGAAACCATAGAAAGGTAA